One region of Chanodichthys erythropterus isolate Z2021 chromosome 24, ASM2448905v1, whole genome shotgun sequence genomic DNA includes:
- the myod1 gene encoding myoblast determination protein 1 homolog, whose protein sequence is MELSDIPFPISSADDFYDDPCFNTNDMHFFEDLDPRLVHVSLLKPDEHHHIEDEHVRAPSGHHQAGRCLLWACKACKRKTTNADRRKAATMRERRRLSKVNDAFETLKRCTSTNPNQRLPKVEILRNAISYIESLQALLRSQEENYYPVLEHYSGDSDASSPRSNCSDGMMDFMGPTCQSRRRNSYDSSYFNDTPNADARNNKSSVVSSLDCLSSIVERISTETPACPVLSVPEGHEGSPCSPQEGSVLSESGAPAQSPTNCPQQQAQDPIYQVL, encoded by the exons ATGGAGTTGTCGGATATTCCCTTCCCCATCTCATCAGCTGATGATTTCTACGACGACCCTTGCTTCAACACCAACGACATGCACTTCTTTGAAGACCTGGACCCCAGGCTCGTCCACGTCAGCCTGCTCAAGCCCGACGAGCATCACCACATCGAGGACGAGCACGTGAGGGCACCCAGTGGGCATCATCAGGCCGGCAGGTGCCTGCTGTGGGCATGCAAAGCCTGCAAGAGAAAAACAACCAACGCTGACCGCCGCAAAGCCGCCACAATGAGGGAGAGGAGACGACTGAGCAAAGTCAACGACGCTTTCGAGACCCTCAAGAGATGCACGTCCACCAACCCGAACCAGAGGCTGCCCAAAGTGGAGATTCTGAGAAACGCCATTAGTTACATTGAGTCTCTGCAGGCGCTGCTCAGGAGTCAAGAGGAAAACTACTACCCTGTTCTGGAGCATTACAGCGGAGACTCTGATGCCTCCAGCCCGAGATCCAACTGCTCTGATGGCATG ATGGATTTCATGGGCCCTACATGTCAGTCGAGAAGACGGAACAGTTATGACAGCTCTTACTTCAATGACACGCCAAATG ctGACGCACGGAATAATAAAAGCTCAGTGGTGTCGAGTTTGGATTGTCTGTCGAGTATCGTGGAGCGAATTTCCACAGAGACCCCCGCGTGTCCCGTGCTGTCAGTACCGGAGGGGCACGAAGGGAGTCCGTGCTCTCCGCAAGAGGGGTCCGTCCTGAGTGAGAGCGGGGCTCCTGCACAGTCCCCGACCAACTGCCCTCAACAGCAGGCTCAGGATCCCATCTATCAAGTGCTTTAA